From Bacillus sp. Bos-x628, the proteins below share one genomic window:
- a CDS encoding T7SS effector LXG polymorphic toxin has protein sequence MEERAKHYQELREEMIDLKQALQGVASLGDEFTGKGADNIKAFYADLALYANTYLDFIDMQKAFLDGVKGKLDDASLGGHTFIDEHFLESQVKQGIQNNQDMVEEQKEALANIFDDIRDLIELDVFSSKEVNEHLDDANIKRQETIDALHKIDHELKTEYAKSEAIEQHLTSFYTKMMAATGKGKHAQPMYYDAKAFHETEVYKNHDKIDAQVKAYLKVKKEEAEKRRIKEFMAKLDDPSCISVDQYFEIVDEIGYEHLSYDQKMYYSQLLQMKAQEEASNVLIDGIKGAAVGIYDVAKDTVIGMYDLVTDPGGAVESVVTAVSHPIETSKVIGKAISDSFQKEVIKGDAYSRAHWFAYATGSLAEIVFGSKGAGSITKTGTASAKTTIKKGLEQGAKSIDNVSIPNLLPYSPKFQIAGGGKLPYNVFDGENIKNKLLSMAKRLDNNPSYGISKTGRRLPAPKTPPTVVKYGEHFVRWKRKKVLKPNIVYTTKQGYTYTTDHYGRIVKVEASDLQYGEIKRNQYAQSNAGKPDRLPDDDGGHLIASIFKGSGDIDNLLPMNSQINRSGGKWYQLEQEWLAALRKNPPETVSVNIEPVYMNDSLRPDRFIVKYSIADGDFKKSIIKNQKGG, from the coding sequence ATGGAAGAAAGAGCGAAGCACTATCAGGAACTTCGCGAAGAAATGATAGATTTGAAACAAGCATTACAAGGTGTGGCTAGTTTAGGTGATGAGTTCACAGGTAAAGGGGCAGATAACATCAAAGCCTTTTATGCTGATCTTGCACTTTATGCCAATACCTATCTTGATTTTATTGACATGCAAAAGGCTTTTTTAGATGGAGTGAAAGGAAAGCTTGATGATGCGTCTTTAGGAGGCCATACGTTTATTGACGAGCACTTTCTCGAATCTCAAGTGAAACAAGGCATTCAAAACAATCAAGATATGGTGGAAGAACAAAAGGAAGCTCTTGCAAATATTTTTGATGACATTCGTGATCTGATTGAGTTAGATGTATTTTCTAGCAAAGAAGTAAACGAACACTTAGATGATGCGAATATAAAACGACAAGAAACGATTGATGCCTTACATAAAATAGACCATGAACTCAAAACGGAATATGCAAAATCAGAAGCGATCGAGCAACATCTTACATCATTTTATACCAAAATGATGGCAGCCACCGGTAAAGGGAAACACGCACAGCCCATGTATTATGATGCAAAAGCGTTTCATGAGACAGAAGTGTACAAAAATCATGATAAAATAGATGCACAGGTGAAAGCGTATTTAAAGGTGAAAAAAGAAGAAGCAGAGAAACGAAGAATCAAAGAGTTCATGGCAAAACTTGATGATCCATCATGCATATCAGTAGATCAATATTTTGAGATAGTAGATGAGATTGGATATGAACATCTCTCTTACGATCAAAAAATGTACTACAGTCAGCTTCTTCAAATGAAAGCACAAGAAGAAGCGTCAAATGTATTGATTGATGGCATCAAAGGGGCAGCAGTTGGTATTTATGATGTGGCAAAAGATACAGTGATCGGCATGTACGATCTTGTCACTGACCCTGGTGGAGCTGTAGAATCTGTTGTCACCGCTGTTTCTCACCCAATTGAAACGTCAAAAGTCATTGGAAAAGCCATTTCTGATTCATTTCAAAAAGAGGTTATTAAAGGTGATGCCTACTCAAGAGCACATTGGTTTGCCTATGCCACTGGCTCTTTAGCAGAAATCGTATTTGGCTCAAAAGGTGCAGGATCCATCACGAAAACAGGAACAGCTTCGGCAAAAACAACGATTAAAAAAGGACTTGAACAAGGAGCAAAATCAATCGATAATGTCTCCATTCCGAATTTATTGCCGTACTCACCAAAGTTTCAAATAGCTGGCGGCGGAAAACTGCCATATAACGTATTTGATGGAGAAAACATTAAAAATAAGCTTCTCTCCATGGCAAAACGTTTAGACAACAATCCAAGCTATGGAATCTCCAAAACAGGCAGACGATTACCAGCACCAAAAACACCGCCGACAGTCGTTAAATATGGAGAACATTTCGTCAGGTGGAAACGAAAGAAAGTGTTAAAACCAAATATCGTTTATACAACAAAACAAGGCTACACCTACACAACAGATCACTATGGCCGCATTGTCAAAGTCGAAGCAAGTGATTTACAATACGGAGAGATCAAAAGAAACCAATATGCCCAATCAAATGCTGGAAAACCAGATCGACTGCCAGATGATGACGGAGGTCATTTAATTGCGTCTATTTTCAAAGGTTCAGGTGATATTGATAACCTGCTTCCGATGAATTCACAGATTAACAGAAGCGGTGGGAAATGGTATCAATTGGAACAAGAGTGGTTGGCAGCTTTGAGGAAAAATCCGCCTGAGACTGTTTCAGTTAATATTGAACCTGTCTATATGAATGATTCATTAAGACCTGATCGTTTCATTGTTAAATATTCAATAGCAGACGGTGATTTTAAAAAATCAATTATTAAAAATCAAAAAGGTGGATAA
- a CDS encoding immunity protein YezG family protein, giving the protein MELEKLDTLYGEIARTINEMIPKEWKEVCLYAEILDDSAEINFYYRLIGENEYRYSHNIPEDHNVSESIYNDYLIKLHDLFEELQQAYELINPEKWTNLTLKLDANGKFSLDLDYEDVLNQGMYSSEREAIWAYEHLGIYPKRKSVREFLEEYIKNKEENK; this is encoded by the coding sequence ATGGAACTAGAGAAACTAGATACTCTGTATGGTGAAATTGCACGAACTATTAATGAAATGATACCAAAAGAATGGAAAGAAGTTTGTTTATATGCGGAGATACTCGACGATTCTGCAGAGATTAATTTTTATTATAGATTAATAGGTGAAAATGAATATCGTTACTCACATAATATACCTGAAGATCATAATGTAAGTGAATCAATCTATAACGATTATTTAATAAAATTACATGATTTATTTGAAGAGCTACAACAAGCATATGAATTAATTAATCCAGAAAAATGGACAAATCTAACTCTAAAATTAGATGCAAATGGAAAATTCTCTTTAGACTTAGACTACGAAGATGTATTGAACCAAGGAATGTATTCATCAGAAAGGGAAGCAATTTGGGCATACGAGCATTTAGGAATATACCCGAAAAGAAAATCAGTTAGAGAATTTCTCGAAGAATATATAAAAAATAAAGAAGAAAACAAATAG
- a CDS encoding SMI1/KNR4 family protein, giving the protein MSFKRIKDKLDQYAIDIRSTKINNSLNEMNKIEEENGYHISSDYKSFINEYGECWIEDNVYTYLREKPVWLVGESVPVELFYGLEQNDYDIREAIKTYKEQLPEQIIPIADADGGDLICLDVSEINQGKIYFWDHELRDGEQDLFLIADTFTEFIEGLFVVEEDDEDSETGVIDIQLSDDLLAMLKDINKD; this is encoded by the coding sequence ATGAGTTTTAAACGGATTAAAGACAAACTTGATCAATACGCCATTGATATTAGATCAACCAAAATAAATAACTCATTAAACGAAATGAATAAAATAGAAGAAGAAAATGGATATCATATTTCTTCTGATTATAAAAGTTTTATTAATGAATACGGGGAATGTTGGATTGAGGACAATGTATATACCTATCTAAGAGAAAAACCAGTGTGGTTAGTTGGTGAATCAGTGCCAGTCGAATTGTTTTATGGGTTGGAGCAGAATGATTATGATATACGAGAAGCCATAAAAACATATAAAGAACAATTGCCAGAACAAATAATTCCTATCGCAGACGCAGACGGCGGAGACCTAATTTGTTTAGATGTTAGTGAAATAAATCAAGGGAAAATTTATTTTTGGGATCATGAACTAAGAGATGGGGAACAAGACCTATTCCTAATCGCTGATACGTTTACTGAATTTATTGAAGGGTTATTTGTTGTTGAAGAAGATGATGAAGATAGTGAGACAGGAGTTATTGATATCCAACTTAGTGACGACCTTTTGGCTATGTTAAAAGATATAAATAAAGATTGA
- a CDS encoding DNA/RNA non-specific endonuclease produces MPYSPKFQIAGGGKLPYNVFDGENIKNKLLSMAKRLDNNPGYGISKTGRRLPAPKTPPTVVKYGEHFVRWKRKKVLKPNIVYTTKQGYTYTTDHYGRIVKVEASDLQYGEIKRNQYAQSNTGKPDRLSKDDGGHLIASIFKESGDIDHLLPMNSQMNRSGGKWYEMEQE; encoded by the coding sequence TTGCCGTACTCACCAAAGTTTCAAATAGCTGGCGGCGGAAAACTGCCATATAATGTGTTTGATGGAGAAAACATTAAAAATAAGCTTCTTTCCATGGCAAAACGTTTAGACAACAATCCAGGATACGGGATCTCTAAGACAGGCAGACGATTACCAGCACCAAAAACACCGCCGACAGTCGTTAAATATGGAGAACATTTCGTCAGGTGGAAACGAAAGAAAGTGTTAAAACCAAATATCGTTTATACAACAAAACAAGGCTACACCTACACAACAGATCACTATGGCCGCATTGTCAAAGTCGAAGCAAGTGATTTACAATACGGAGAGATCAAAAGAAACCAATATGCCCAATCAAATACTGGAAAACCAGATCGACTATCAAAAGATGATGGTGGTCATTTAATTGCCTCTATTTTCAAAGAGTCTGGGGATATTGATCATCTACTTCCAATGAATTCACAGATGAATCGAAGTGGCGGCAAATGGTATGAGATGGAGCAGGAGTGA
- the queF gene encoding preQ(1) synthase produces the protein MTTRKPEELEGVTLLGNQGTNYLFEYAPQVLETFPNKHTNRDYFVKFNCPEFTSLCPQTGQPDFATIYISYIPNEVMVESKSLKLYLFSFRNHGDFHEDCMNIIMNDLIELMDPKYIEVWGKFTPRGGISIDPYTNYGKPGTKYEDMAEYRMMNHDMYPETIDNR, from the coding sequence ATGACGACAAGAAAACCAGAAGAATTAGAAGGTGTCACTTTATTAGGAAACCAAGGAACAAATTACTTATTTGAATATGCACCACAAGTACTAGAGACGTTTCCAAATAAACATACAAACAGAGATTATTTCGTAAAGTTTAATTGCCCGGAGTTTACATCTCTTTGTCCGCAAACAGGACAGCCTGACTTCGCGACCATTTATATTAGCTATATTCCAAACGAAGTTATGGTAGAGAGTAAATCTTTAAAATTATATTTGTTCAGTTTCCGTAACCACGGTGATTTTCATGAGGATTGTATGAATATTATCATGAATGATCTAATTGAGTTGATGGACCCAAAGTATATTGAGGTTTGGGGGAAATTCACACCAAGAGGCGGTATTTCCATTGATCCATATACAAACTACGGCAAGCCTGGTACGAAATATGAAGACATGGCAGAGTACCGCATGATGAATCATGATATGTACCCTGAAACGATTGATAATCGATAA
- the queE gene encoding 7-carboxy-7-deazaguanine synthase QueE has translation MTKAIPVLEIFGPTIQGEGMVIGQKTMFVRTAGCDYSCSWCDSSFTWDGSAKHEIKWLQAEEIVKELKKIGGNAFSHVTISGGNPALLKQIESLIDLLHEEGIDTALETQGTIYQDWFLKIDDLTISPKPPSSNMKTDFTKLTRIIDELKNGDRLQHASLKVVIFNDLDLAYAKDVHAKYPELPFYLQVGNDDTVTSDDAYLLTHLLEKYEALVDQVAKDPDLNRVRVLPQLHTLLWGNKRGV, from the coding sequence ATGACTAAAGCAATCCCGGTATTAGAAATCTTTGGTCCGACCATTCAAGGCGAGGGAATGGTTATTGGACAAAAAACAATGTTTGTCAGAACAGCCGGCTGTGATTACTCGTGTAGCTGGTGTGACTCATCGTTTACATGGGATGGGTCGGCAAAACATGAGATTAAGTGGCTTCAGGCTGAAGAAATTGTGAAAGAGCTGAAAAAAATAGGCGGAAATGCTTTTTCTCATGTTACCATTTCAGGAGGGAATCCAGCTCTTTTAAAGCAAATCGAATCACTTATTGACTTGTTACATGAAGAAGGAATAGACACAGCCCTTGAAACACAAGGAACAATATATCAAGACTGGTTCTTAAAGATTGATGATTTAACGATCTCTCCTAAGCCGCCGAGTTCAAACATGAAAACGGATTTTACGAAACTTACACGGATCATAGATGAATTGAAAAATGGGGACCGCCTGCAACATGCAAGCTTGAAAGTTGTCATCTTTAATGATCTTGACCTAGCATATGCAAAAGATGTTCATGCAAAATACCCAGAGCTTCCTTTTTATTTACAGGTAGGAAATGATGACACGGTCACATCTGATGATGCGTATTTGCTGACACACTTATTGGAAAAATATGAAGCACTTGTTGATCAAGTGGCAAAGGATCCAGACCTGAATCGTGTGAGAGTGTTACCACAGTTGCACACATTATTATGGGGAAATAAACGAGGCGTATAG
- the queD gene encoding 6-carboxytetrahydropterin synthase QueD gives MYPQTNHPYAFELNKDMQISAAHFIPREDAGACSRVHGHTYTINITIAGDHLDESGFLVNFSSLKKLIHGQYDHTLLNDHEEFSSNDSYNMPTTEVVAKTVHDKVAAYLSTLNNRPICVQVFVRETPTSYCIYRPKRVESND, from the coding sequence ATGTATCCACAGACGAACCATCCGTATGCATTTGAATTAAATAAAGATATGCAGATATCGGCGGCTCACTTTATACCGAGAGAGGATGCTGGTGCATGTAGTAGAGTGCATGGTCATACGTACACCATCAATATCACTATTGCAGGAGACCATTTAGATGAGTCGGGGTTTCTCGTGAACTTTAGCTCACTGAAAAAGCTCATTCATGGGCAGTATGATCATACGTTGCTGAATGATCATGAGGAATTTTCCTCAAACGATTCATATAACATGCCAACAACAGAGGTTGTCGCAAAAACAGTGCATGACAAGGTCGCAGCATATTTATCGACATTAAATAATCGTCCTATTTGTGTACAAGTATTTGTAAGAGAGACGCCAACAAGCTATTGTATTTATCGCCCGAAACGAGTTGAATCGAATGACTAA
- the queC gene encoding 7-cyano-7-deazaguanine synthase QueC, with the protein MKNEKAVVVFSGGQDSTTCLLWALQNFQEVETVTFHYNQRHQEEIDVAKRIANKLGVKNHLLDMSLLNQLAPNALTRDDIEIEEKEGELPSTFVPGRNLVFLSFASILAYQIGARHIITGVCETDFSGYPDCRDEFVKSCNVTVNLAMEKSFVIHTPLMWLNKAETWKLADELGALDFVKNETLTCYNGIISDGCGECPACKLRKKGYDTYMEMKEAK; encoded by the coding sequence ATGAAAAATGAAAAAGCAGTCGTTGTCTTTAGCGGGGGACAGGACAGTACGACATGTTTATTATGGGCACTTCAAAATTTTCAAGAGGTAGAAACTGTTACCTTCCATTATAATCAGCGCCATCAAGAAGAAATTGATGTAGCAAAGCGCATTGCAAATAAACTGGGTGTGAAGAATCATCTATTAGATATGTCTCTTTTGAATCAACTGGCTCCAAATGCTTTGACAAGAGATGACATTGAAATTGAAGAAAAAGAAGGCGAACTTCCTTCCACTTTTGTCCCTGGAAGAAACTTAGTATTCTTATCCTTCGCATCCATTCTTGCGTATCAAATTGGGGCAAGACACATTATTACAGGTGTTTGTGAGACAGACTTTAGCGGCTATCCTGATTGTCGTGATGAGTTTGTGAAGTCTTGTAATGTGACAGTCAATTTGGCGATGGAGAAATCATTTGTGATTCATACGCCGCTCATGTGGCTGAACAAAGCAGAAACATGGAAGCTTGCTGATGAGCTAGGTGCACTAGACTTTGTGAAAAATGAAACGTTAACATGCTACAACGGCATCATTTCTGATGGCTGCGGGGAATGTCCTGCTTGCAAGCTGCGGAAAAAAGGATATGACACTTATATGGAAATGAAGGAGGCGAAGTAA
- a CDS encoding ATP-dependent Clp protease ATP-binding subunit, which translates to MRCQHCQVNEATIRLNMQVNSSRSQMVLCEDCYASFMEQSKMKMGPNLFGGSSFFSQPTEQAPAQKQPKQKGLLDELGRNLTDGANAGLIDPVIGRDEEIERVIEILNRRNKNNPVLIGEPGVGKTAIAEGLALKIANGDVPNKLKNKQIYLLDVSSLVANTGVRGQFEERMKQLIKELQSRKNIILFVDEIHLLVGAGSAEGSMDAGNILKPALARGELQLVGATTLKEYRQIEKDAALERRFQPVIVDEPTPDEAIEILKGIQDKYETYHGVTYSDEAIKACVHLSARYIQDRHLPDKAIDLMDEAGSKANLTLDVASEDELTNRLAQIAAEKQAALQEEQYEKAAKLRDEEEAIEARLQSKANNKEYIVTAEDIQTIVEQKTGIPVGKLQADEQTKMKEIEARLKARVIGQEHAVQKVAKAVKRSRAGLKSKHRPIGSFLFVGPTGVGKTELSKTLAEELFGSKDAIIRLDMSEYMEKHSVSKIIGSPPGYVGHDEAGQLTEKIRRKPYSIILLDEIEKAHPDVQHMFLQVMEDGRLTDSQGRTVSFKDTVIIMTSNAGINDDTAKVGFQSEQEEAIEEQSLIDSLSAYFKPEFLNRFDSIIQFKSLDKEDLVKIVDLLFVELKDQLKEQNLTVQVTDEAKEKIAELGYHPAFGARPLRRTIQEHVEDQMTEILLDEEPLSGFTVDVENDEIVVKKG; encoded by the coding sequence ATGCGTTGTCAACATTGTCAAGTGAATGAAGCAACTATTCGCCTGAATATGCAAGTCAATTCGTCCCGTAGCCAAATGGTTTTATGTGAAGACTGCTACGCCTCTTTCATGGAGCAATCAAAAATGAAAATGGGACCTAACCTGTTCGGAGGAAGTTCATTCTTCTCTCAACCAACCGAACAAGCTCCTGCTCAGAAGCAGCCAAAACAAAAGGGCTTACTCGATGAGCTCGGACGAAACTTAACCGATGGTGCAAATGCTGGTCTCATTGATCCAGTCATTGGTCGTGATGAAGAAATCGAAAGAGTCATTGAGATTTTAAATAGAAGAAATAAGAACAATCCGGTTCTCATTGGCGAACCAGGAGTCGGTAAAACAGCGATTGCAGAAGGGCTTGCGCTGAAAATTGCAAACGGTGATGTACCAAATAAATTAAAAAACAAACAAATTTATTTATTAGATGTCTCTTCACTCGTTGCAAACACAGGGGTGCGTGGTCAATTTGAGGAACGGATGAAGCAGTTGATAAAAGAATTGCAAAGTCGAAAAAATATCATTTTATTTGTAGACGAAATCCACCTTCTTGTCGGAGCAGGTTCTGCAGAAGGCTCAATGGATGCTGGTAACATTTTAAAACCTGCCCTTGCACGAGGTGAACTTCAACTAGTAGGTGCGACCACGTTAAAAGAGTATCGTCAAATTGAAAAAGACGCTGCTCTTGAAAGACGTTTTCAGCCTGTCATCGTTGACGAGCCAACACCGGATGAAGCGATTGAGATTTTAAAAGGCATTCAAGATAAATATGAAACATATCATGGTGTCACTTATTCTGATGAAGCCATTAAAGCTTGCGTTCACTTATCTGCTCGCTATATTCAAGACCGTCATCTGCCGGATAAAGCCATCGATTTAATGGATGAAGCAGGCTCAAAAGCCAACCTCACCCTCGATGTAGCAAGTGAAGATGAACTCACGAACAGACTGGCTCAGATTGCCGCTGAAAAACAAGCCGCACTGCAAGAAGAACAATATGAAAAAGCAGCTAAACTTCGAGACGAAGAAGAAGCCATTGAAGCAAGACTTCAAAGCAAAGCAAATAACAAAGAATATATCGTCACAGCGGAAGACATTCAAACCATTGTAGAACAAAAAACAGGTATTCCAGTTGGCAAACTGCAAGCTGACGAACAAACAAAAATGAAAGAAATTGAAGCCCGCTTAAAAGCACGAGTGATTGGTCAAGAACATGCCGTACAAAAAGTGGCGAAAGCCGTTAAAAGAAGCCGAGCTGGCTTAAAATCTAAGCACAGACCGATTGGCTCTTTCCTTTTTGTTGGACCAACCGGGGTAGGTAAAACCGAATTGTCAAAAACATTAGCTGAAGAGTTATTTGGCTCAAAAGATGCCATCATTCGTTTAGATATGAGTGAGTACATGGAAAAACATTCCGTGTCAAAAATCATTGGTTCTCCTCCTGGTTATGTTGGACATGATGAGGCTGGTCAGCTCACTGAGAAAATTCGAAGAAAACCGTATAGCATTATTTTATTGGATGAAATTGAAAAAGCGCACCCAGATGTTCAACATATGTTTTTGCAAGTGATGGAGGATGGCCGCTTAACAGACAGCCAAGGGAGAACCGTCAGCTTTAAAGACACTGTCATCATTATGACAAGTAATGCGGGAATCAATGATGACACAGCCAAAGTCGGCTTTCAGTCTGAGCAGGAAGAAGCGATTGAAGAACAATCACTCATTGATTCTCTCAGCGCTTATTTCAAGCCAGAATTCTTGAACCGTTTTGACAGTATCATTCAATTTAAGTCATTAGACAAAGAAGATTTAGTGAAGATTGTTGACCTTCTATTCGTAGAGCTAAAAGACCAATTAAAAGAGCAGAATTTAACTGTACAAGTAACGGATGAAGCGAAAGAGAAGATTGCGGAGCTTGGTTACCACCCTGCTTTTGGTGCTCGACCATTAAGAAGAACCATTCAAGAGCATGTCGAAGATCAAATGACCGAGATCTTGCTTGATGAAGAACCTCTCTCTGGATTTACAGTTGATGTAGAAAATGATGAGATCGTTGTGAAAAAAGGATAA
- the motA gene encoding flagellar motor stator protein MotA, whose amino-acid sequence MDKTSLIGIILAFIALGFGMVLKGVSLTALINPAAILIIIVGTIAAVVIAFPSGEIKKTPKLFGKLFKDHNLPTIQEMIPLFSNWAQVARREGLLALEANLEEVDDEFLKNGLSMAVDGQSAEFIRDVLTEEVDAMAERHQSGALIFTQAGTYAPTLGVLGAVVGLIAALANMGDIEKLGHAISAAFVATLLGIFTGYVLWHPFANKLKRKSKEEVKLRLIMVEGILSVLEGQSPKVIEQKLLMYLPAKERANIVIEEGEKQNG is encoded by the coding sequence ATGGACAAAACATCGTTAATTGGTATTATTTTAGCATTTATTGCACTTGGCTTCGGTATGGTTTTGAAAGGTGTCAGTCTAACCGCTCTTATCAACCCAGCGGCTATATTAATTATTATTGTTGGGACGATTGCAGCTGTTGTGATCGCCTTCCCATCAGGTGAAATTAAAAAAACACCTAAATTATTTGGTAAGCTTTTCAAAGATCATAATCTTCCAACCATTCAAGAGATGATCCCTCTTTTTTCAAACTGGGCTCAAGTGGCTCGTCGTGAAGGTCTTTTAGCGTTAGAAGCAAATCTTGAAGAAGTCGATGATGAGTTTTTAAAGAACGGATTAAGCATGGCAGTTGATGGTCAAAGCGCTGAATTTATTCGAGACGTTTTAACAGAAGAAGTGGATGCGATGGCAGAAAGACATCAGTCAGGTGCACTAATCTTCACACAAGCAGGTACATATGCCCCTACTCTTGGGGTACTTGGCGCTGTCGTTGGTTTGATCGCCGCACTTGCAAACATGGGTGATATTGAAAAACTTGGACATGCCATTAGTGCTGCCTTCGTCGCAACTTTGCTTGGGATTTTTACAGGTTATGTTTTATGGCACCCGTTTGCAAACAAATTAAAGCGAAAATCGAAAGAAGAAGTCAAGCTTCGCCTCATCATGGTCGAAGGCATTCTTTCTGTCCTTGAAGGGCAATCTCCTAAAGTTATTGAGCAAAAGCTACTGATGTACTTACCGGCAAAAGAACGCGCAAATATCGTCATTGAAGAAGGAGAAAAACAGAATGGCTAG
- the motB gene encoding flagellar motor protein MotB: MARKRKKHDHDEHVDESWLIPYADLLTLLLALFIVLFASSSIDVAKYEQMAKSFNVVFTGGTGVMDQSSMQNTEEIENSNETKKFAEDDEEARAKARDQAVLTKVKKQVDTFIAKKKLGSKLETKLTDEGLLITIEDSIFFDSGRADIRSQDVPLAREISKLLVINPARDIVISGHTDNVPIRNSEFKSNWYLSAIRAVNFLNILLENSHLNQENFSTKGYGEFKPIASNDTAEGRSKNRRVEVLILPIEKKAK; the protein is encoded by the coding sequence ATGGCTAGGAAACGTAAAAAACATGATCATGATGAACATGTAGATGAGTCTTGGCTAATCCCTTACGCTGATCTTCTTACGCTTCTTCTTGCCCTCTTTATTGTTTTGTTCGCTTCAAGTTCAATTGACGTTGCAAAATATGAACAGATGGCCAAATCTTTCAATGTTGTATTTACTGGTGGTACCGGTGTAATGGATCAATCAAGTATGCAAAACACAGAGGAAATTGAAAACAGCAACGAAACCAAAAAGTTTGCAGAAGATGACGAAGAAGCCAGAGCAAAAGCACGAGATCAGGCAGTCTTAACAAAGGTCAAAAAGCAAGTGGATACATTTATTGCTAAAAAAAAGCTTGGCTCTAAGCTCGAAACAAAGCTAACTGATGAAGGTCTGTTGATTACCATTGAAGACAGTATTTTCTTCGATTCAGGTCGAGCTGACATTCGGTCACAAGATGTTCCACTTGCAAGAGAAATTTCAAAGCTACTCGTCATTAATCCAGCACGTGATATTGTCATTAGCGGACATACAGATAATGTACCCATTAGAAATTCAGAGTTTAAATCCAACTGGTATTTGAGTGCCATTCGTGCTGTTAACTTTTTAAATATTCTACTTGAGAACAGTCATCTAAACCAAGAAAATTTCAGTACAAAAGGCTATGGCGAATTTAAGCCAATTGCTTCAAATGACACAGCAGAAGGCAGAAGTAAAAATAGACGTGTAGAAGTACTCATTTTACCGATCGAGAAAAAAGCTAAATAA
- a CDS encoding MarR family transcriptional regulator, whose translation MTNNHVEKSLKLFIVLSRAYRSINHHMNKHIVKHGLNQTEFAVLELLYHKGDQPLQQIGDKILLASGSITYVVDKLEKKELLSRKACAEDRRVTFAHITEKGRALLDDIFPDHAKEIHEMISVLSEEEKDACINMLKNVGLHAKHLYDHKE comes from the coding sequence ATGACGAATAATCATGTTGAGAAATCTTTGAAATTATTTATTGTATTATCACGTGCCTATCGCTCAATTAATCACCATATGAATAAACATATTGTGAAGCACGGTCTAAATCAGACTGAGTTTGCCGTTCTGGAATTACTTTATCATAAAGGCGATCAGCCGCTTCAGCAAATCGGTGATAAGATACTGCTCGCAAGCGGAAGTATTACGTATGTGGTAGACAAATTGGAGAAAAAAGAACTCCTTAGTCGTAAGGCTTGTGCTGAAGACCGCAGGGTGACATTTGCGCATATTACTGAAAAGGGACGAGCTTTACTTGACGACATTTTTCCAGATCATGCGAAAGAAATACATGAAATGATCAGTGTATTAAGTGAAGAAGAGAAGGATGCCTGTATCAATATGCTGAAAAATGTAGGACTGCATGCTAAACATTTATATGACCATAAAGAATAA